From the genome of Methanobrevibacter olleyae:
TTTATGAGATAATTATTATTTTATATTAATATAAGCTAATTTATATTTATGAGATAATTATTATTTTATATTAATATAAGCTAATTTATATTTATAAGCTAATTATTATTTTATATTAATATAAACTAATTATTTTCAAATTAATCATAACTCTTTTATTTTAAGGTTTTATCATGTATAAAGATGCAATTTTAGTTAGAGGAGCAAAAGTACACAATTTAAAAGATATAGATATAGATATTCCACTTGGAAAGATAGTGGCAATATCTGGTGTATCTGGTAGTGGAAAATCATCACTAGCACTTGGTGTATTATATGCAGAAGGTTCAAGAAGGTATTTAGAAGCTCTTTCTACATATACTCGTAGAAGAATTAGTCAAAGTGAAAAATCAAATGTCGAATCTATTCAATATGTTCCTGCAGCTCTTGCACTACATCAAAGACCTAATGTTCCCAATATTAGAAGTACTTTTGGCACATCTACAGAACTTTTAAACTCTTTAAGACTTTTATATTCACGTTGTGGAAATTATATTTGTCCAAATGGCCATGTACTTAAACCATCATTAAACATTGCTCGTGAGATAGAACTTGAATGTGAAGTATGTGGTGAGAGATTCTTTGGACTTGGTGCTGAAGAATATGCATTTAATTCTGATGGGGCATGTCCTAATTGCAGTGGAACTGGCATAGAAAGGGTAATAGATGATTTAACTCTTGTTCCAGATGAAGAAAAAACATTAGAAGAGGGAGCAGTTGAATCCTGGAATATGTTTGGAATCAGTTGGATGTATAATCTAGCTTATGAACTTGGTGTAAGGGTTGATGTGCCATTTAAAGAACTTAGTGATAAGGAAAAGGATATTGTTTACAATGGCCCTTCAGTAAAAAAATATATCAATATCCCATCTAAAAATGGAAAACTCTTTGAATTAAATGCCGAATATAGAAATGCTCATAAAGCAGTTGAAGAAGCTTTAAAAAATGCTAAAACTGAAAAAGGACTTCTAAGAATAAACAAATACCTTAAAGTTAAAGAATGTGGAGAATGTCATGGTACAAGACTTAATAAAAGAGCTAATTCAACTTTACTTGGCGGAATAAACATTAGCCAAGCTTCTAAAATGACTTTAGAAGATTTGGTTAAATGGATTCCTAAAGTTATAAATGATTTGCCAAATGAAATGCAAGAGATGGCTAATAATATTGCTGAAGAGTTTATGGACAATGCTAATATTTTGCTTGATTTGGGATTAAGCTATATCTCTCTTTATAGGCCAAGTAACACCTTATCTACTGGTGAACTTCAAAGGGTACAACTTGCAAGAACTTTAAGAAATCCTACAACAGGTGTTCTTTATGTATTAGATGAACCATCCATCGGCCTTCATCCTTCTAATGTAGATGGTTTAATAGCTGTTATGAAAAGGCTAATAGAGGATGGAAATAGCATAATCTTAGTGGATCATGATGTTAGAATACTTAAAGTTGCAGATTATATGG
Proteins encoded in this window:
- a CDS encoding excinuclease ABC subunit UvrA, whose translation is MYKDAILVRGAKVHNLKDIDIDIPLGKIVAISGVSGSGKSSLALGVLYAEGSRRYLEALSTYTRRRISQSEKSNVESIQYVPAALALHQRPNVPNIRSTFGTSTELLNSLRLLYSRCGNYICPNGHVLKPSLNIAREIELECEVCGERFFGLGAEEYAFNSDGACPNCSGTGIERVIDDLTLVPDEEKTLEEGAVESWNMFGISWMYNLAYELGVRVDVPFKELSDKEKDIVYNGPSVKKYINIPSKNGKLFELNAEYRNAHKAVEEALKNAKTEKGLLRINKYLKVKECGECHGTRLNKRANSTLLGGINISQASKMTLEDLVKWIPKVINDLPNEMQEMANNIAEEFMDNANILLDLGLSYISLYRPSNTLSTGELQRVQLARTLRNPTTGVLYVLDEPSIGLHPSNVDGLIAVMKRLIEDGNSIILVDHDVRILKVADYMVELGPYAGYNGGNIIAKGKINEIISNKDSLIAKFLTNEEEIIIRNKSKKEDLFEYGSIELSTNEIHNVKPLDVKIPKGKLTVVSGVSGSGKTTLLLESLYPAVKSLINGESLPKTIKNINVEDIGKIDLIDSVPIGKNVRSTVATYSGVLDDLRKIFAKLDISKEKALKAADFSYNTGSLRCPTCNGTGNISMDVQFLADIEIVCPDCNGLRYCDDAGEIRLNNLSISDIMALTIDEAIDEFVNMEENGDKSSLDKIINKLGKLSNLGLGYLTIGEATPSLSGGEAQRLKLASEIGKSQKNSIFIFDEPSIGLHPLDVKVLLSVFQTLIDDGATVIVIEHDLDIISNADYIIDIGIDENHFGGEILAFGTLEDIIESKDSLTAKYLKELNN